One window of the Rhipicephalus sanguineus isolate Rsan-2018 chromosome 4, BIME_Rsan_1.4, whole genome shotgun sequence genome contains the following:
- the LOC119391742 gene encoding uncharacterized protein LOC119391742, whose amino-acid sequence METIFGWTVQGPISHKTLLDCGTHLLVSVLRVDAAEEESTAEILQSFWRLDSMGITDSSECLSDRNLLQFKETVRNSGGRYSVALPWKEDRKHLLGDNRDTAINRLHKLVKRLSQHGGLTEKYDTTIRQYLQMGHAEAVPDRNADNTVYYMPHREVVREDSLTTKLRVVFDASSHVKGYMSLSDCLDKGTNLNPDLLQVFLRFRCYPIAINADIEKAFLQIEIQEPDRDAFRFLWFENVPRGVNDSIVEWRMTRVPFGSASSPFLLMATIHRHLDNVGGEQRTLARTLKQSFYVDDLLIGADSFDEGLDVYNKKDNFMFLDSYRERNSQFKKNIH is encoded by the exons ATGGAGACAATATTTGGTTGGACAGTACAGGGACCTATTAGCCACAAGACCCTTTTGGACTGTGGAACTCATCTCCTTGTCAGCGTCCTGCGTGTTGATGCAGCAGAAGAGGAATCGACAGCAGAAATCCTACAGTCCTTCTGGCGACTGGACTCTATGGGCATTACTGACTCCAGCGAATGTCTCTCCGACCGGAACCTTCTACAGTTTAAGGAGACCGTTAGGAATTCTGGCGGCCGCTACTCGGTGGCACTACCATGGAAAGAAGATCGCAAGCATCTTCTAGGCGACAACCGTGACACAGCAATCAACCGGcttcacaagctcgtcaaaaggCTCTCTCAGCATGGTGGCTTAACAGAGAAATATGACACGACAATACGTCAATACTTGCAAATGGGACATGCTGAAGCGGTGCCGGACCGAAACGCTGATAATACCGTGTACTATATGCCGCATCGCGAGGTTGTACGAGAAGACTCGCTGACCACAAAATTGCGAGTAGTGTTCGACGCGTCATCGCATGTCAAAGGATACATGTCACTCAGCGACTGTTTGGACAAAGGAACCAACCTTAATCCTGATCTGCTTCAAGTGTTTCTTCGTTTTCGATGCTACCCGATAGCCATCAACGCCGATATCGAGAAAGCTTTCCTGCAGATAGAAATACAGGAACCGGACCGAGATGCCTTTCGGTTTCTGTGGTTTGAGAACGTGCCCCGTGGTGTAAATGACAGCATAGTCGAATGGCGAATGACACGTGTACCATTTGGATCGGCATCAAGCCCTTTCCTGCTGATGGCAACGATACATCGCCACCTGGACAACGTTGGCGGAGAACAAAGAACATTGGCTCGAACACTGAAGCAGAGTTTCTATGTGGACGACTTGCTGATAGGAGCCGATAGTTTTGACGAAGGCTTAGACGTGTACAACAAG AAGGACAACTTCATGTTCCTGGACTCCTACAGAGAGCGCAACTCTCAGTTCAAGAAAAACATCCACTGA